A region of Chelonoidis abingdonii isolate Lonesome George chromosome 8, CheloAbing_2.0, whole genome shotgun sequence DNA encodes the following proteins:
- the LOC116823007 gene encoding uncharacterized protein LOC116823007 isoform X2, with protein MEVIGNPATTTPPPTAAVGTRPSTAQSPAMPGTTSAAHASAKPAGITAAGSTGTDPAAPAHSTTDPAILAPSETPDLLDTVTADKATGAATITSHHSPSTAAEATATAAEASPAARTTLAPSETTLVGGTVADERLTTPSLISVPAEIPSAATETRSPAPFTLTPTGTNNSVVTTPATETTRRGTLAMENTTRPTTDPTPGAMTSTAYPFSTAAVSRSTAAETNTTTQDTPSAALTTPKVQSISNATPALLDTSSAAETTRATPDVTPPRGTTKTVTLTTESQHVPTPDDTTPMATLTSAGETIAAAPTTTAHLETTAGRETLTTASVVAMPNTTTSQGYVPTATETDPSVLVTLTPPTLSNTAVQTTAPTSVTTSPTDTASTVGSSTETLVTSTTANTTTAVSTTAATEVPRTVRATTLSAGNMTATFPDGPSTPATQNFSTAPTTGSAANPNSTALPSVSGVPTEGQTTALPPCHPPAAKPTDARLFLSLGLTTHLNLSEPHVRGMVLSKLEQELNMKFPCTGFTVLWKGEGEK; from the exons ATGGAAGTGATCGGAAAtcctgccaccaccaccccacccccgacAGCTGCTGTGGGTACCAGGCCCTCCACTGCCCAAAGTCCGGCAATGCcaggcaccacctctgcagcGCACGCCTCAGCCAAGCCAGCTGGAATCACAG CGGCGGGGAGCACAGGAACAGACCCAGCAGCTCCAGCACACTCCACCACAGACCCTGCCATCCTAGCGCCAAGTGAGACCCCAGATCTACTGGACACCGTGACAGCAGACAAGGCCACTGGAGCAGCCACCATCACTAGCCACCATAGTCCAAGCACAGCTGCTGAAGCCACTGCCACCGCAGCAGAGGCCAGCCCAGCAGCCCGAACTACCCTTGCACCATCTGAAACCACCCTAGTGGGCGGCACAGTGGCAGATGAGAGACTCACAACACCCTCGCTCATTTCTGTGCCAGCTGAAATCCCCAGTGCAGCCACAGAGACACGCTCCCCGGCCCCTTTTACCCTCACACCGACTGGAACCAATAACTCTGTGGTCACCACTCCAGCCACAGAGACCACCCGAAGGGGCACCCTCGCGATGGAGAACACAACCAGACCAACAACGGATCCCACTCCTGGAGCAATGACAAGCACAGCCTATCCCTTCTCTACAGCAGCTGTATCTAGGTCTACGGCAGCAGAGACAAACACAACCACACAGGATACCCCCTCAGCAGCTCTAACTACACCTAAAGTGCAATCCATATCAAATGCAACCCCAGCTTTACTGGACACCAGCTCGGCAGCAGAGACCACCAGAGCCACTCCTGATGTCACCCCACCCCGAGGAACCACAAAGACAGTGACCCTGACCACAGAAAGCCAGCACGTCCCCACGCCAGATGACACAACACCCATGGCAACTCTGACCAGCGCAGGAGAAACCATTGCAGCAGCTCCAACAACCACCGCACACCTGGAGACTACTGCAGGAAGAGAGACACTCACAACAGCCTCTGTTGTCGCCATGCCAAACACAACCACATCTCAAGGGTATGTCCCCACAGCGACAGAAACCGACCCTTCGGTGCTTGTCACCCTCACCCCACCGACATTGAGTAACACGGCTGTTCAGACCACTGCACCAACATCTGTCACTACGTCCCCGACGGACACAGCATCCACAGTGGGCTCCAGCACAGAGACACTCGTCACCAGCACAACAGCTAATACCACAACTGCTGTCAGCACCACTGCAGCAACAGAGGTTCCACGAACAGTCCGTGCTACCACCCTCTCAGCCGGAAACATGACAGCTACATTCCCAGATGGACCGAGCACTCCAGCAACTCAGAACTTCAGTACAGCTCCAA CCACGGGATCCGCTGCTAACCCtaactccactgccctgccctcGGTCTCAGGTGTCCCGACAGAAGGGCAGACGACAGCGCTGCCCCCCTGCCATCCTCCAGCTGCCAAGCCAA CTGATGCTCGTCTCTTCCTATCGCTAGGACTGACCACTCACCTGAACCTCAGCGAGCCCCACGTCAGGGGTATGGTTTTGTCCAAG
- the LOC116823007 gene encoding uncharacterized protein LOC116823007 isoform X1, with product MEVIGNPATTTPPPTAAVGTRPSTAQSPAMPGTTSAAHASAKPAGITAAGSTGTDPAAPAHSTTDPAILAPSETPDLLDTVTADKATGAATITSHHSPSTAAEATATAAEASPAARTTLAPSETTLVGGTVADERLTTPSLISVPAEIPSAATETRSPAPFTLTPTGTNNSVVTTPATETTRRGTLAMENTTRPTTDPTPGAMTSTAYPFSTAAVSRSTAAETNTTTQDTPSAALTTPKVQSISNATPALLDTSSAAETTRATPDVTPPRGTTKTVTLTTESQHVPTPDDTTPMATLTSAGETIAAAPTTTAHLETTAGRETLTTASVVAMPNTTTSQGYVPTATETDPSVLVTLTPPTLSNTAVQTTAPTSVTTSPTDTASTVGSSTETLVTSTTANTTTAVSTTAATEVPRTVRATTLSAGNMTATFPDGPSTPATQNFSTAPSKCYSFRVCKGDAVPRFMASCLREGHRDDARGQWWNWARGESGLKESVFEYRMAGFHWNMAWLSLHRKDPIASAPHQVLMQSCAVGNQALQMAHTNSHLRPEVGP from the exons ATGGAAGTGATCGGAAAtcctgccaccaccaccccacccccgacAGCTGCTGTGGGTACCAGGCCCTCCACTGCCCAAAGTCCGGCAATGCcaggcaccacctctgcagcGCACGCCTCAGCCAAGCCAGCTGGAATCACAG CGGCGGGGAGCACAGGAACAGACCCAGCAGCTCCAGCACACTCCACCACAGACCCTGCCATCCTAGCGCCAAGTGAGACCCCAGATCTACTGGACACCGTGACAGCAGACAAGGCCACTGGAGCAGCCACCATCACTAGCCACCATAGTCCAAGCACAGCTGCTGAAGCCACTGCCACCGCAGCAGAGGCCAGCCCAGCAGCCCGAACTACCCTTGCACCATCTGAAACCACCCTAGTGGGCGGCACAGTGGCAGATGAGAGACTCACAACACCCTCGCTCATTTCTGTGCCAGCTGAAATCCCCAGTGCAGCCACAGAGACACGCTCCCCGGCCCCTTTTACCCTCACACCGACTGGAACCAATAACTCTGTGGTCACCACTCCAGCCACAGAGACCACCCGAAGGGGCACCCTCGCGATGGAGAACACAACCAGACCAACAACGGATCCCACTCCTGGAGCAATGACAAGCACAGCCTATCCCTTCTCTACAGCAGCTGTATCTAGGTCTACGGCAGCAGAGACAAACACAACCACACAGGATACCCCCTCAGCAGCTCTAACTACACCTAAAGTGCAATCCATATCAAATGCAACCCCAGCTTTACTGGACACCAGCTCGGCAGCAGAGACCACCAGAGCCACTCCTGATGTCACCCCACCCCGAGGAACCACAAAGACAGTGACCCTGACCACAGAAAGCCAGCACGTCCCCACGCCAGATGACACAACACCCATGGCAACTCTGACCAGCGCAGGAGAAACCATTGCAGCAGCTCCAACAACCACCGCACACCTGGAGACTACTGCAGGAAGAGAGACACTCACAACAGCCTCTGTTGTCGCCATGCCAAACACAACCACATCTCAAGGGTATGTCCCCACAGCGACAGAAACCGACCCTTCGGTGCTTGTCACCCTCACCCCACCGACATTGAGTAACACGGCTGTTCAGACCACTGCACCAACATCTGTCACTACGTCCCCGACGGACACAGCATCCACAGTGGGCTCCAGCACAGAGACACTCGTCACCAGCACAACAGCTAATACCACAACTGCTGTCAGCACCACTGCAGCAACAGAGGTTCCACGAACAGTCCGTGCTACCACCCTCTCAGCCGGAAACATGACAGCTACATTCCCAGATGGACCGAGCACTCCAGCAACTCAGAACTTCAGTACAGCTCCAAGTAAGTGCTACAGCTTCCGCGTGTGTAAGGGAGATGCTGTGCCAAGATTCATGGCCAGCTGTCTGAGAGAGGGACACAGGGATGATGCAAGAGGGCAATGGTGGAACTGGGCCAGGGGGGAATCAGGACTGAAGGAATCAGTATTTGAATATAGGATGGCAGGGTTTCATTGGAACATGGCGTGGCTCAGTCTACACAGGAAAGACCCAATTGCGTCAGCACCACATCAGGTACTAATGCAATCCTGCGCCGTGGGCAACCAGGCATTGCAAATGGCTCACACCAACAGCCACCTTCGGCCTGAGGTTGGGCCCTGA